One genomic segment of Tripterygium wilfordii isolate XIE 37 chromosome 9, ASM1340144v1, whole genome shotgun sequence includes these proteins:
- the LOC120005006 gene encoding uncharacterized protein LOC120005006 isoform X1: MSKKKAFTGNTMTLKDFHGGSIPSDLPLPSAPGVTIRPVDRSGYDRSGSWGNSMGMGRPDHRARPHSSPATRHFDDKSPFLTHTAQIGRNFDEDERKPLDGGSAPRRTVSDDSFRVPQTRTELRPEPAPTSGVTPWQGMGPVVQGGAVSSYSVRVTEAAHVGMNQQNVGANIGQSVGGPHQNVWAARKEAMGVPDSLQSTWTGQSAAQKLAHASALEKVSSGRWQSKNTIPCPVEIDTVEHLETDSGLLSKGYDDNMYNRVDVVGGSEYADAMFARQMEWGLSTDHEVQVARKDFLDHERVRSPLASEVQVKKSLGYADGSHPPCNNSKYGASDVQSPVPSEVLQRPILKLLPRTKPLESGGPPAVDQKQGYQQPISPAQGHTETANIFHGIKNPVKPGLAVSVGVKQAAERPKLNLRPRSQPQQGEGSDERERRALFGGARPREQVLKERGLDDVAITRPDILGQHSDGSKHSILKTERGPEHTVSISHSERTDNATHHLRAGKKSDRKDYSADVERGGDMQRKNYGADVEKGVTQRKNWRNENRTNNERRQQQQLPQERQPSPETWRKPVEGPKSTSDAVGVRHGKAASAVELAQVFSRSFSDPNVADPYSSQRGLPGNTQMPFSRLMDPTARPKINGY; encoded by the exons aTGTCGAAGAAGAAGGCTTTCACGGGCAACACTATGACCCTCAAGGACTTCCATGGCGGTTCCATCCCATCTGATCTGCCACTTCCGTCTGCTCCTGGTGT AACTATTAGGCCTGTGGATCGTTCCGGTTATGACCGATCAGGATCTTGGGGGAACTCGATGGGGATGGGCCGGCCTGATCATCGTGCCCGGCCTCACTCATCTCCAGCTACGAGGCATTTCGATGATAAATCCCCGTTTCTTACTCATACAGCGCAGATTGGTCGTAATTTTGATGAAGATGAACGTAAACCCTTGGATGGAGGTTCGGCCCCCAGGAGAACAGTTAGTGATGACAGCTTTCGTGTCCCACAGACTCGTACAGAGCTGAGACCAGAACCTGCGCCAACCAGTGGTGTTACTCCTTGGCAGGGGATGGGTCCGGTTGTGCAGGGTGGAGCAGTGAGTTCTTACTCTGTTAGAGTTACTGAGGCTGCGCATGTGGGGATGAATCAACAGAATGTGGGGGCTAATATTGGGCAGAGCGTCGGTGGGCCTCATCAAAATGTTTGGGCGGCGAGGAAGGAGGCCATGGGTGTTCCTGATTCACTGCAATCAACCTGGACTGGGCAGAGTGCTGCTCAGAAGTTGGCGCATGCCAGTGCGCTTGAGAAAGTCTCATCAGGAAGATGGCAGTCGAAAAATACTATTCCTTGTCCGGTGGAGATTGATACAGTTGAGCATTTGGAGACAGATAGTGGCTTACTCTCCAAGGGTTATGATGATAATATGTACAATAGGGTGGATGTGGTTGGAGGATCAGAGTATGCTGATGCGATGTTTGCAAGGCAAATGGAGTGGGGCCTGAGTACTGATCATGAGGTCCAGGTTGCTAGAAAGGACTTTCTGGATCATGAAAGGGTCAGGTCTCCATTGGCTTCAGAAGTACAAGTCAAGAAATCATTAGGTTATGCTGATGGTTCTCATCCACCATGTAACAATAGCAAATATGGTGCCTCTGATGTGCAATCTCCGGTGCCTTCTGAAGTTTTGCAACGTCCTATACTGAAGTTGCTTCCAAGAACGAAGCCATTGGAGAGTGGCGGACCTCCTGCTGTTGATCAAAAGCAG GGTTACCAACAGCCTATCAGTCCTGCTCAAGGTCACACTGAAACTGCTAACATATTTCACGGAATCAAAAATCCTGTAAAACCTGGTTTAGCCGTCTCAGTGGGTGTAAAGCAAGCAGCAGAACGCCCAAAATTAAATCTAAGGCCACGATCACAGCCTCAACAAGGAGAAGGGAGTGATGAACGGGAAAG GAGGGCCTTGTTTGGTGGTGCTCGTCCAAGAGAACAA GTTCTCAAGGAGCGAGGGTTGGATGATGTGGCTATCACCAGACCTGATATTTTGGGTCAACATTCTGATGG CAGTAAACATAGCATTCTCAAGACTGAAAGGGGTCCTGAGCATACCGTTTCTATAAGCCATAGTGAAAGAACTGATAATGCTACTCATCATCTGAGAGCAGGGAAGAAATCTGACAGGAAGGATTACAGTGCAGATGTTGAAAGAGGTGGTGACATGCAGAGGAAGAATTATGGTGCGGATGTTGAAAAAGGTGTTACACAGAGGAAGAACTGGCGTAATGAGAACCGTACTAATAATGAGAGGCGACAGCAGCAGCAATTGCCGCAGGAGAGGCAGCCTTCTCCAGAAACTTGGCGAAAGCCTGTTGAGGGACCAAAATCAACCTCTGATGCAGTCGGTGTGCGCCATGGAAAAGCAGCTTCAGCTGTGGAGCTTGCCCAAGTATTTTCAAGATCATTTTCAGATCCAAATGTAGCTGATCCGTATTCTAGTCAAAGGGGCCTCCCAGGCAATACCCAAATGCCTTTTTCAAGACTTATGGACCCAACAGCAAGACCTAAGATCAATGGCTACTAG
- the LOC120005006 gene encoding uncharacterized protein LOC120005006 isoform X2, with the protein MSKKKAFTGNTMTLKDFHGGSIPSDLPLPSAPGVTIRPVDRSGYDRSGSWGNSMGMGRPDHRARPHSSPATRHFDDKSPFLTHTAQIGRNFDEDERKPLDGGSAPRRTVSDDSFRVPQTRTELRPEPAPTSGVTPWQGMGPVVQGGAVSSYSVRVTEAAHVGMNQQNVGANIGQSVGGPHQNVWAARKEAMGVPDSLQSTWTGQSAAQKLAHASALEKVSSGRWQSKNTIPCPVEIDTVEHLETDSGLLSKGYDDNMYNRVDVVGGSEYADAMFARQMEWGLSTDHEVQVARKDFLDHERVRSPLASEVQVKKSLGYADGSHPPCNNSKYGASDVQSPVPSEVLQRPILKLLPRTKPLESGGPPAVDQKQGYQQPISPAQGHTETANIFHGIKNPVKPGLAVSVGVKQAAERPKLNLRPRSQPQQGEGSDERERRALFGGARPREQVLKERGLDDVAITRPDILGQHSDGKHSILKTERGPEHTVSISHSERTDNATHHLRAGKKSDRKDYSADVERGGDMQRKNYGADVEKGVTQRKNWRNENRTNNERRQQQQLPQERQPSPETWRKPVEGPKSTSDAVGVRHGKAASAVELAQVFSRSFSDPNVADPYSSQRGLPGNTQMPFSRLMDPTARPKINGY; encoded by the exons aTGTCGAAGAAGAAGGCTTTCACGGGCAACACTATGACCCTCAAGGACTTCCATGGCGGTTCCATCCCATCTGATCTGCCACTTCCGTCTGCTCCTGGTGT AACTATTAGGCCTGTGGATCGTTCCGGTTATGACCGATCAGGATCTTGGGGGAACTCGATGGGGATGGGCCGGCCTGATCATCGTGCCCGGCCTCACTCATCTCCAGCTACGAGGCATTTCGATGATAAATCCCCGTTTCTTACTCATACAGCGCAGATTGGTCGTAATTTTGATGAAGATGAACGTAAACCCTTGGATGGAGGTTCGGCCCCCAGGAGAACAGTTAGTGATGACAGCTTTCGTGTCCCACAGACTCGTACAGAGCTGAGACCAGAACCTGCGCCAACCAGTGGTGTTACTCCTTGGCAGGGGATGGGTCCGGTTGTGCAGGGTGGAGCAGTGAGTTCTTACTCTGTTAGAGTTACTGAGGCTGCGCATGTGGGGATGAATCAACAGAATGTGGGGGCTAATATTGGGCAGAGCGTCGGTGGGCCTCATCAAAATGTTTGGGCGGCGAGGAAGGAGGCCATGGGTGTTCCTGATTCACTGCAATCAACCTGGACTGGGCAGAGTGCTGCTCAGAAGTTGGCGCATGCCAGTGCGCTTGAGAAAGTCTCATCAGGAAGATGGCAGTCGAAAAATACTATTCCTTGTCCGGTGGAGATTGATACAGTTGAGCATTTGGAGACAGATAGTGGCTTACTCTCCAAGGGTTATGATGATAATATGTACAATAGGGTGGATGTGGTTGGAGGATCAGAGTATGCTGATGCGATGTTTGCAAGGCAAATGGAGTGGGGCCTGAGTACTGATCATGAGGTCCAGGTTGCTAGAAAGGACTTTCTGGATCATGAAAGGGTCAGGTCTCCATTGGCTTCAGAAGTACAAGTCAAGAAATCATTAGGTTATGCTGATGGTTCTCATCCACCATGTAACAATAGCAAATATGGTGCCTCTGATGTGCAATCTCCGGTGCCTTCTGAAGTTTTGCAACGTCCTATACTGAAGTTGCTTCCAAGAACGAAGCCATTGGAGAGTGGCGGACCTCCTGCTGTTGATCAAAAGCAG GGTTACCAACAGCCTATCAGTCCTGCTCAAGGTCACACTGAAACTGCTAACATATTTCACGGAATCAAAAATCCTGTAAAACCTGGTTTAGCCGTCTCAGTGGGTGTAAAGCAAGCAGCAGAACGCCCAAAATTAAATCTAAGGCCACGATCACAGCCTCAACAAGGAGAAGGGAGTGATGAACGGGAAAG GAGGGCCTTGTTTGGTGGTGCTCGTCCAAGAGAACAA GTTCTCAAGGAGCGAGGGTTGGATGATGTGGCTATCACCAGACCTGATATTTTGGGTCAACATTCTGATGG TAAACATAGCATTCTCAAGACTGAAAGGGGTCCTGAGCATACCGTTTCTATAAGCCATAGTGAAAGAACTGATAATGCTACTCATCATCTGAGAGCAGGGAAGAAATCTGACAGGAAGGATTACAGTGCAGATGTTGAAAGAGGTGGTGACATGCAGAGGAAGAATTATGGTGCGGATGTTGAAAAAGGTGTTACACAGAGGAAGAACTGGCGTAATGAGAACCGTACTAATAATGAGAGGCGACAGCAGCAGCAATTGCCGCAGGAGAGGCAGCCTTCTCCAGAAACTTGGCGAAAGCCTGTTGAGGGACCAAAATCAACCTCTGATGCAGTCGGTGTGCGCCATGGAAAAGCAGCTTCAGCTGTGGAGCTTGCCCAAGTATTTTCAAGATCATTTTCAGATCCAAATGTAGCTGATCCGTATTCTAGTCAAAGGGGCCTCCCAGGCAATACCCAAATGCCTTTTTCAAGACTTATGGACCCAACAGCAAGACCTAAGATCAATGGCTACTAG
- the LOC120005014 gene encoding BTB/POZ domain-containing protein At3g22104-like isoform X1 encodes MEARCDLEVEVNGEATFMVNKKILASFSGRFSKLFTKLTGSTRKLKVIFHDFPGGPYGFELMSRYCYNNGSITITPSNVFLIHSAAHFMEIGKDCSATFDLVEQTENFLDGISNWSWSELVVALKHSQDLLPAQDVSILFEKILDCLVGRLGLPIITSPYTTFSENSSFHCSCDTRSTDSRRNYYSASPTTWWFEDLLFLKVDLIEKVIHTMTSQRLDQAMIYKFLIFYLKAGLYNAATADKCKISEIVISLLSLLDRSSLSCKGLFEVHRLVSSLRISEQHRVMLESLIGSRLDQATVNHLLITSPCEKEQMFDVNLVLRLVEAFIFDGNSWISFGQLKKVASLMDSYLFEVAPDLFLKPSKFAALVSAIPDSARRSNDRIYQAVDIYLEVHARLSEAERMSICSATNQNGFHSRQN; translated from the exons ATGGAAGCACGCTGTGACCTAGAGGTAGAAGTCAATGGCGAAGCAACTTTCATGGTTAACAAG AAAATTCTAGCTTCTTTCTCAGGTAGATTCAGCAAGTTATTTACCAAATTGACAGGCAGCACAAGAAAGCTGAAAGTAATATTCCATGACTTTCCCGGCGGTCCATATGGTTTTGAGCTCATGTCAAGATATTGCTACAACAATGGCAGCATTACAATAACTCCATCTAATGTTTTTCTAATACATTCTGCTGCACACTTCATGGAGATCGGCAAGGATTGCTCTGCAACTTTTGACTTAGTGGAACAAACCGAAAATTTTCTCGACGGAATTAGCAACTGGAGTTGGTCTGAGCTTGTGGTTGCTTTGAAACATTCCCAGGATTTACTTCCAGCTCAAGATGTTTCGATTTTATTCGAGAAAATCTTGGATTGCCTTGTCGGAAGGCTTGGTTTACCCATCATCACAAGTCCATATACAACTTTCTCTGAAAATTCTAGCTTTCATTGCTCCTGTGATACAAGGAGCACTGACAGTAGAAGAAACTATTACAGTGCTTCTCCAACAACATGGTGGTTTGAAGATCTTTTGTTTCTAAAAGTTGATTTGATTGAGAAGGTAATACATACGATGACATCGCAGAGATTAGACCAGGCTATGATCTACAAGTTCCTTATTTTTTATCTGAAGGCAGGACTTTATAACGCTGCGACAGCTGACAAGTGTAAAATCTCAGAGATTGTAATCAGTCTGCTCTCTTTGCTCGACCGGAGCTCTCTTTCTTGCAAGGGCTTATTTGAGGTACATAGATTAGTTTCGAGCTTGAGAATAAGCGAGCAGCACAGAGTCATGCTGGAGAGTCTGATAGGTTCGCGACTGGATCAAGCCACTGTGAATCACCTACTCATCACATCTCCATGTGAGAAGGAACAAATGTTTGATGTAAATTTGGTTTTGAGGCTTGTAGAGGCGTTTATCTTTGACGGAAATAGTTGGATATCTTTTGGTCAATTGAAGAAGGTTGCAAGCTTGATGGACTCGTACCTCTTTGAAGTCGCCCCGGATTTGTTTCTGAAACCCTCCAAATTCGCTGCATTAGTCTCAGCGATCCCAGATTCTGCAAGACGTTCTAATGACAGAATTTACCAAGCAGTGGACATTTATCTTGAG GTCCATGCCAGGTTATCTGAAGCAGAAAGGATGAGCATCTGTAGTGCAACTAATCAAAACGGCTTCCATTCTAGGCAAAATTAA
- the LOC120005014 gene encoding BTB/POZ domain-containing protein At3g22104-like isoform X2 — protein MSRYCYNNGSITITPSNVFLIHSAAHFMEIGKDCSATFDLVEQTENFLDGISNWSWSELVVALKHSQDLLPAQDVSILFEKILDCLVGRLGLPIITSPYTTFSENSSFHCSCDTRSTDSRRNYYSASPTTWWFEDLLFLKVDLIEKVIHTMTSQRLDQAMIYKFLIFYLKAGLYNAATADKCKISEIVISLLSLLDRSSLSCKGLFEVHRLVSSLRISEQHRVMLESLIGSRLDQATVNHLLITSPCEKEQMFDVNLVLRLVEAFIFDGNSWISFGQLKKVASLMDSYLFEVAPDLFLKPSKFAALVSAIPDSARRSNDRIYQAVDIYLEVHARLSEAERMSICSATNQNGFHSRQN, from the exons ATGTCAAGATATTGCTACAACAATGGCAGCATTACAATAACTCCATCTAATGTTTTTCTAATACATTCTGCTGCACACTTCATGGAGATCGGCAAGGATTGCTCTGCAACTTTTGACTTAGTGGAACAAACCGAAAATTTTCTCGACGGAATTAGCAACTGGAGTTGGTCTGAGCTTGTGGTTGCTTTGAAACATTCCCAGGATTTACTTCCAGCTCAAGATGTTTCGATTTTATTCGAGAAAATCTTGGATTGCCTTGTCGGAAGGCTTGGTTTACCCATCATCACAAGTCCATATACAACTTTCTCTGAAAATTCTAGCTTTCATTGCTCCTGTGATACAAGGAGCACTGACAGTAGAAGAAACTATTACAGTGCTTCTCCAACAACATGGTGGTTTGAAGATCTTTTGTTTCTAAAAGTTGATTTGATTGAGAAGGTAATACATACGATGACATCGCAGAGATTAGACCAGGCTATGATCTACAAGTTCCTTATTTTTTATCTGAAGGCAGGACTTTATAACGCTGCGACAGCTGACAAGTGTAAAATCTCAGAGATTGTAATCAGTCTGCTCTCTTTGCTCGACCGGAGCTCTCTTTCTTGCAAGGGCTTATTTGAGGTACATAGATTAGTTTCGAGCTTGAGAATAAGCGAGCAGCACAGAGTCATGCTGGAGAGTCTGATAGGTTCGCGACTGGATCAAGCCACTGTGAATCACCTACTCATCACATCTCCATGTGAGAAGGAACAAATGTTTGATGTAAATTTGGTTTTGAGGCTTGTAGAGGCGTTTATCTTTGACGGAAATAGTTGGATATCTTTTGGTCAATTGAAGAAGGTTGCAAGCTTGATGGACTCGTACCTCTTTGAAGTCGCCCCGGATTTGTTTCTGAAACCCTCCAAATTCGCTGCATTAGTCTCAGCGATCCCAGATTCTGCAAGACGTTCTAATGACAGAATTTACCAAGCAGTGGACATTTATCTTGAG GTCCATGCCAGGTTATCTGAAGCAGAAAGGATGAGCATCTGTAGTGCAACTAATCAAAACGGCTTCCATTCTAGGCAAAATTAA
- the LOC120005021 gene encoding transcription factor DYT1-like, whose amino-acid sequence MESIGSAMDKLYITQEQNYRGTMSQTPRKVTTVNYLAERSRRRKLSDKLLTLRSQVPIITNLIIDDAITYIQELQSTVKVLSNQLFEKDVSIEEENNKKQSDEEVFAEEKKQSDIKEDVVVRGIDGDKFQVKIIIEKRRGRFTRLLEDMAFYGFNLSETNVSTSNGAFLVTSWVEGIYGDKLPIHRTRELSGGLRSKSSRKYCWFSISYQL is encoded by the exons ATGGAGTCCATTGGCTCTGCCATGGATAAATTATACATAACTCAAGAACAAAACTACAGGGGAACGATGAGCCAAACACCGCGAAAAGTCACAACCGTGAACTACCTCGCTGAAAGGAGTAGGAGGCGGAAGCTCAGTGATAAGCTCTTGACATTGCGATCTCAGGTTCCCATCATAACAAAT TTGATCATTGATGATGCCATTACTTACATCCAAGAACTACAATCCACTGTCAAGGTTCTCAGTAACCAGCTTTTTGAAAAGGATGTTTCcattgaagaagaaaacaacaagaaacAGAGTGATGAGGAGGTTTTTGCAGAGGAGAAGAAGCAATCTGACATAAAG GAAGATGTTGTGGTTAGAGGTATTGATGGAGACAAATTCCAGGTGAAGATTATAATTGAAAAGAGAAGAGGCAGGTTCACTAGATTACTGGAAGACATGGCTTTTTATGGATTCAATCTTAGTGAAACCAATGTTTCTACCTCTAATGGAGCATTCCTTGTTACATCCTGGGTGGAG GGTATTTATGGTGATAAACTGCCAATTCACCGAACCAGGGAGCTATCAGGGGGACTTAGAAGCAAATCTTCCAGAAAGTATTGCTGGTTTTCAATTTCTTATCAACTATGA
- the LOC120005024 gene encoding uncharacterized protein LOC120005024 isoform X1 has product MFQTSLTTMSLLSLLFLLLLLFPLSTTSSSSSSIQDLLQSQGLPGGLFPKNVKSYNLDQNGRLEVNLGEPCFAKYDTRVYFDSVVRANLSYGGLMGLEGLTQEELFLWLPVKGIVVSDPSSGLILFDIGVAHKQLSLSLFEDPPSCKPQGVLLEKVAVKEMGFQMREGI; this is encoded by the exons ATGTTTCAGACGAGTCTGACAACCatgtctctcctctctctcctcttcctcctccttctcctcttccctctctccaccacctcctcctcctcgtccTCTATACAGGACCTTCTTCAGAGCCAAGGACTTCCAGGTGGTCTGTTcccaaaaaatgtgaaatcctACAATTTGGACCAAAATGGGCGGCTGGAGGTGAATCTGGGAGAGCCCTGCTTTGCCAAGTATGACACAAGAGTGTACTTTGACAGTGTTGTGAGAGCCAATTTGAGCTATGGTGGGTTGATGGGTTTGGAGGGTTTGACCCAGGAAGAGCTGTTTCTTTGGTTGCCAGTTAAGGGAATTGTAGTGAGTGATCCATCTTCAGGGTTGATTTTGTTTGATATTGGTGTTGCTCATAAGcagctctctctttctctcttcgaAGACCCTCCTTCTTGCAAGCCTCAAG GAGTTCTGTTGGAGAAAGTTGCAGTGAAAGAGATGGGATTCCAAATGAGAGAAGGAATATAA
- the LOC120005024 gene encoding uncharacterized protein LOC120005024 isoform X2 yields the protein MFQTSLTTMSLLSLLFLLLLLFPLSTTSSSSSSIQDLLQSQGLPGGLFPKNVKSYNLDQNGRLEVNLGEPCFAKYDTRVYFDSVVRANLSYGGLMGLEGLTQEELFLWLPVKGIVVSDPSSGLILFDIGVAHKQLSLSLFEDPPSCKPQVFLINQT from the exons ATGTTTCAGACGAGTCTGACAACCatgtctctcctctctctcctcttcctcctccttctcctcttccctctctccaccacctcctcctcctcgtccTCTATACAGGACCTTCTTCAGAGCCAAGGACTTCCAGGTGGTCTGTTcccaaaaaatgtgaaatcctACAATTTGGACCAAAATGGGCGGCTGGAGGTGAATCTGGGAGAGCCCTGCTTTGCCAAGTATGACACAAGAGTGTACTTTGACAGTGTTGTGAGAGCCAATTTGAGCTATGGTGGGTTGATGGGTTTGGAGGGTTTGACCCAGGAAGAGCTGTTTCTTTGGTTGCCAGTTAAGGGAATTGTAGTGAGTGATCCATCTTCAGGGTTGATTTTGTTTGATATTGGTGTTGCTCATAAGcagctctctctttctctcttcgaAGACCCTCCTTCTTGCAAGCCTCAAG TCTTTCTCATCAACCAAACATAA